One part of the Clostridia bacterium genome encodes these proteins:
- the yajC gene encoding preprotein translocase subunit YajC, whose amino-acid sequence MYFMLVRPQQKHNKMRLAMLAELKAGDEVITVGGFYGKIVELTEDTMFLEIAENLRVKMQRDAVNVVLADEEEITEE is encoded by the coding sequence ATGTATTTCATGTTAGTAAGACCACAACAAAAACATAACAAAATGCGTTTAGCTATGTTGGCAGAATTAAAAGCAGGTGATGAAGTAATCACCGTAGGTGGATTTTACGGAAAAATAGTTGAACTTACCGAAGATACCATGTTTTTGGAAATTGCGGAAAATCTGCGGGTAAAAATGCAGCGTGATGCGGTAAATGTTGTCTTGGCTGATGAAGAAGAAATAACAGAAGAATAA